TGCGCGAACAGCACTTCGACGTGGCGCTGGTGGACGAGGCTTCCCAACTCACCGAACCCGCCACGCTCGCGGCGCTCAACCTCGCCGACCGCTTCGTCCTCGTGGGCGACCACCAGCAGTTGCCGCCGGTCGTCAGAACTGAAAACGACCTCTCGACTTCGCTCTTCCAACGACTCATCGAGACCTACCCCGATTCTGGTGTGATGCTCGACCGACAGTACCGGATGAGCCAGCGCATCCAGGCGTTCGCCTCGCGGGAGTTCTACGACGGCGAGCTACGCCCTGCCACAGGTGACGTCGCCGGACAGCGATTGGCTGCACTGCCGGACGTGGACACGTCCGCGCTCCCCAACGACCTCCAGAACGGCGTCTCGTTCGTAGACCCCGACGGCGAGACGGTGGGGAACACGAACCCAATCGAAGCGGACCGCGTTGCGGAGGTCGTTCAGTCGTTCCTCGACGCTGGTTTGAGTCCCGATGAAGTCGGCGTCATCGCGCCGTTCCGCGCGCAGGTCGCCGAGATTGGTCGGAGAGTTTCTGCGGGCGTCACCGTCGATACGGTGGACAGATTCCAGGGGTCCAGCAAGGAGGTCATCGTGGTGTCGTTCGTGGCGACTGGGAACTTGGAGAGTCCCATCTTCGAAGACTACCGGCGAGTGAACGTCGCGCTCACGCGAGCGAAGAAGTCCCTGGTTCTCGTGGGTGACGAGGCGGCGCTCTGTACGGACCCGCTCTACTCCCGGATGGTGGACTGGGCGAAGTAGGGGGTCGAATCTGTCGGCGACGTGCCTCCGGGAACTGCGACGCGCGCGCCGACTGGCAGATGCGGAGATTCGAAACTCGGTCGTCGTTTCCCAGCGCGCACCCACAATCTGGCCGCGAGCAAATTTCAAGAGTCGCCCGAACTTTACAAACAGTCCCGCCGAAACGAAGTTACTTTCCCGACACGAACCGGGGAACGTTGCCGCGACACCCCGGAAACCATGCGAAAGCCAACACACGAGGCACAACTTCCGGTACGTTTAAGAGTTCCACGAGTGCGGATTAATGATATGAGTGGGCGACCGCTAGACGTGCTCGAAGCTTCCCTCGAAGAAGAGGTCACGGTTCGACTGAAAGGTGGCGAGGAGTACGTCGGCGTGCTGACTGGCTACGACCAGCACATGAATCTAGTATTGGAGGACGACGAAGACACAACCATTATACGCGGCGATAACTTGGTTTCCATCAAACCATGACTGGTGCAGGAACACCGAGCCAAGGAAAGAAGAACAAGACGACGCACGTGAAGTGCCGTCGCTGTGGTGAGAAGTCCTACCACGTGAAGAAGAAGCAGTGCTCGTCGTGCGGCTTCGGCAAATCCGCCAAACG
The sequence above is a segment of the Halorussus halophilus genome. Coding sequences within it:
- a CDS encoding 50S ribosomal protein L37e, which codes for MTGAGTPSQGKKNKTTHVKCRRCGEKSYHVKKKQCSSCGFGKSAKRRDYEWQSKAGE
- a CDS encoding LSM domain-containing protein, producing the protein MSGRPLDVLEASLEEEVTVRLKGGEEYVGVLTGYDQHMNLVLEDDEDTTIIRGDNLVSIKP